The following proteins are encoded in a genomic region of Methylibium petroleiphilum PM1:
- a CDS encoding rhomboid family intramembrane serine protease — protein MPPLPPITQALILINVAVFCLDQFLGMWFTRLFALWPLGGGFMPWQVASYAFLHGGIGHLFFNMLGLWMFGAELERLWGTKRFVQFYGASVLAAAVAQLLVAWLLNSPYPTVGASGGLFGLLLAFGMLFPNRTIMPLFPPIPMKARTFVMVFGGLELLLGFISPTGGVAHFAHLGGMAGGWLMIRYWRGQTPFGRR, from the coding sequence ATGCCTCCCCTGCCCCCAATCACCCAGGCCCTGATCCTGATCAACGTCGCGGTGTTCTGCCTCGACCAGTTCCTCGGCATGTGGTTCACGCGGCTGTTCGCGCTGTGGCCGCTGGGTGGCGGTTTCATGCCTTGGCAGGTGGCGAGCTACGCCTTCCTGCACGGTGGCATCGGCCATCTGTTCTTCAACATGCTGGGCCTGTGGATGTTCGGCGCGGAGCTGGAGCGCCTGTGGGGCACGAAGCGCTTCGTGCAGTTCTACGGCGCCAGCGTGCTCGCCGCGGCCGTGGCGCAGTTGCTGGTGGCCTGGCTGCTCAACTCGCCCTACCCGACCGTTGGCGCCTCGGGCGGCCTGTTCGGCCTGCTGCTGGCTTTCGGCATGCTGTTCCCGAACCGCACCATCATGCCGCTCTTCCCGCCGATCCCGATGAAGGCACGCACCTTTGTGATGGTGTTCGGCGGCCTGGAACTGCTGCTCGGCTTCATCAGCCCGACAGGCGGTGTGGCGCACTTCGCCCACCTGGGCGGCATGGCCGGCGGCTGGCTGATGATCCGCTACTGGCGCGGCCAAACTCCATTCGGTCGGCGCTGA
- a CDS encoding ABC transporter ATP-binding protein — MTNTVLRVANVSKRFGGLQALSDVGITIDRGQVYGLIGPNGAGKTTFFNVITGLYTPDSGVFELEGKAYKPSAVHEVAKAGIARTFQNIRLFADMTALENVMVGRHIRTRSGLIGAVLRTPGFKHEEAAIAKRAQELLDYVGIGKYAEFKARTLSYGDQRRLEIARALATEPKLIALDEPAAGMNATEKVVLRELIDRIRKDGRTILLIEHDVKLVMGLCDRVTVLDYGKQIAEGAPADVQRNEKVIEAYLGAGHKTH; from the coding sequence ATGACGAACACCGTTCTCCGCGTAGCCAACGTGTCCAAGCGCTTCGGCGGCCTGCAGGCCCTGAGCGACGTGGGCATCACCATCGACCGCGGCCAGGTCTATGGCCTGATCGGCCCCAACGGCGCCGGCAAGACCACCTTCTTCAACGTCATCACCGGCCTGTACACGCCGGACTCCGGCGTGTTCGAACTCGAGGGCAAGGCTTACAAGCCAAGCGCGGTGCACGAGGTCGCCAAGGCCGGCATCGCACGCACCTTCCAGAACATCCGGTTGTTCGCCGACATGACCGCGCTTGAGAACGTGATGGTCGGGCGCCACATCCGCACCAGGTCGGGGCTGATCGGCGCGGTGTTGCGCACGCCGGGCTTCAAGCACGAAGAAGCGGCCATCGCGAAGCGCGCCCAGGAACTGCTCGACTACGTGGGCATCGGCAAGTACGCCGAGTTCAAGGCGCGCACGCTGAGCTACGGGGACCAGCGTCGGCTGGAGATCGCCCGCGCGCTGGCCACCGAACCCAAGCTCATCGCGCTCGACGAGCCGGCCGCGGGAATGAACGCGACGGAGAAGGTGGTGCTGCGCGAGCTGATCGACCGCATCCGCAAGGACGGCCGCACCATCCTGCTGATCGAGCATGACGTGAAGCTGGTGATGGGGCTGTGCGATCGCGTGACGGTGCTCGATTACGGCAAGCAGATCGCCGAAGGCGCGCCGGCCGACGTGCAGCGCAACGAGAAGGTGATCGAGGCCTATCTGGGCGCCGGTCACAAGACCCATTGA
- a CDS encoding S1C family serine protease, with protein MSPSLLLRLSFALVLGLSAGLAHPAPDRQGNGEAAEFPGQRLALKRASDAVLGVQSTATEGASTIDTLGEYRAGSGVVIASDGLVLTIGYLILEAEEVELVLDSGKRMPARVVAYDLATGFGLVQAVLPLGIAPAQLGQAHAVAEGEPLLFVSGGDDGALSAAELVSRRGFSGYWEYHIDGALFTSPARRDHSGAGLFNAQGELIGIGSLLVPSAPGDGSRRAGNMFVPVDLLPPIFAELRERGVSRASMRAWLGVNCVEQDDGLRVVRVSRDSPAEMAGLQPGDLIRRLDGAPVGGLESFYKMLWNGGSAERDLTIEVLREGRMQSVPVHSIDRTQTLRRARGI; from the coding sequence ATGTCACCCTCCCTTCTGCTTCGCCTGTCGTTCGCCCTGGTTCTGGGACTGTCCGCCGGCCTCGCTCACCCCGCACCGGACCGTCAGGGTAACGGCGAGGCTGCCGAATTCCCGGGCCAGCGCCTGGCGCTGAAACGGGCCAGCGATGCGGTGCTCGGGGTGCAGAGCACGGCGACCGAGGGCGCCAGCACGATCGACACGCTGGGCGAATACCGCGCCGGCTCCGGCGTCGTGATCGCCAGCGACGGCTTGGTGCTGACGATCGGCTACCTGATTCTCGAGGCGGAGGAGGTCGAGCTGGTGCTCGACAGCGGCAAGCGCATGCCGGCCCGCGTGGTGGCCTACGATCTGGCGACCGGCTTCGGCCTGGTGCAAGCGGTGCTGCCGCTGGGCATCGCGCCGGCGCAGCTCGGCCAGGCCCACGCGGTGGCGGAGGGCGAGCCGCTGCTGTTCGTGAGCGGCGGCGACGACGGGGCGCTGAGCGCCGCGGAGCTGGTGTCGCGGCGCGGCTTCTCCGGCTACTGGGAGTACCACATCGACGGCGCGCTGTTCACCAGCCCGGCCCGCCGCGACCACAGTGGTGCAGGGCTCTTCAACGCGCAGGGGGAGCTGATCGGCATCGGCTCGCTGCTCGTGCCCAGCGCGCCCGGCGACGGCAGCCGCCGTGCCGGCAACATGTTCGTGCCGGTCGACCTGCTGCCGCCGATCTTCGCGGAGTTGCGCGAACGGGGCGTATCGCGCGCCAGCATGCGTGCCTGGCTGGGAGTGAACTGCGTCGAGCAGGACGACGGCCTGCGCGTGGTGCGCGTGAGCCGCGACAGCCCGGCCGAGATGGCAGGGCTGCAGCCCGGCGATCTGATCCGCCGCCTCGATGGCGCGCCGGTCGGTGGCCTGGAGTCCTTCTACAAGATGCTCTGGAATGGAGGCAGCGCCGAGCGTGACCTGACCATCGAGGTGTTGCGCGAAGGCCGGATGCAGTCGGTGCCGGTGCACAGCATCGACCGCACGCAGACCTTGCGGCGCGCGCGCGGCATCTGA
- a CDS encoding NAD-dependent epimerase/dehydratase family protein — translation MPTPPPSRPASFRKPRLLVVGCGDVGQRVLAQLGGRYRVAALASQPSRLQALRALGARPLLGDLDRPATLGRLGALAPRVLHLAPPPGSGEGDPRTVALLRALARGGVTRRIVYGSTSGVYGDTGGARFDETRAVAPATARARRRVAAEAQLRWHGRACGVRVTLLRIPGIYATDRPGGAPRERVVRGTPVLAAHEDVYTNHIHADDLARCCIAALHRGRPQRVVHASDDTEMKMGDYFDLVADLAGLPRPPRITRAAAGEAISPVGLSFMSESRRLLNRRLHEELRVVLRYPTVREGLIGG, via the coding sequence ATGCCCACACCCCCGCCCAGCCGTCCCGCCAGCTTCCGCAAGCCGCGCCTGCTGGTCGTCGGCTGCGGCGATGTCGGGCAGCGCGTGCTCGCGCAACTCGGCGGCCGCTACCGCGTGGCGGCGCTGGCCTCGCAGCCGTCGCGCCTGCAGGCGCTGCGCGCGCTCGGCGCGCGGCCGCTGCTCGGCGACCTCGACCGGCCGGCGACGCTCGGTCGGCTCGGCGCACTGGCCCCGCGGGTCCTGCACCTGGCGCCGCCGCCGGGCAGCGGCGAGGGCGATCCGCGCACCGTGGCGCTGCTGCGGGCGCTGGCGCGCGGCGGTGTCACGCGGCGCATCGTCTACGGCAGCACCAGCGGCGTGTACGGCGACACCGGAGGGGCGCGCTTCGACGAGACGCGCGCCGTCGCGCCGGCCACCGCGCGGGCGCGGCGGCGCGTCGCGGCCGAGGCGCAGTTGCGCTGGCACGGTCGCGCCTGCGGCGTGCGGGTGACGCTGCTGCGCATTCCAGGCATCTACGCGACCGATCGACCCGGCGGCGCACCGCGCGAACGGGTCGTGCGCGGCACGCCAGTGCTGGCCGCGCACGAGGACGTCTACACCAACCACATCCACGCAGACGACCTGGCGCGCTGCTGCATCGCTGCGCTGCACCGGGGGCGACCGCAGCGAGTGGTCCATGCGAGCGACGACACCGAGATGAAGATGGGCGACTACTTCGATCTGGTGGCTGATCTGGCCGGGCTGCCGCGACCGCCGCGCATCACGCGGGCCGCCGCAGGCGAAGCGATTTCCCCGGTCGGGCTGAGTTTCATGAGCGAGTCCCGGCGGCTGCTCAACCGCCGCCTGCACGAGGAATTGCGGGTAGTGCTGCGCTATCCGACGGTCCGTGAGGGGCTGATCGGAGGCTGA
- a CDS encoding branched-chain amino acid ABC transporter permease, whose protein sequence is MKNKLVVFLVAGALLLLTPLIAQYFGNAWVRIIDIALLYVLLALGLNIVVGYAGLLDLGYIAFYAVGAYLFGLLASPHLADHFAAVRAMFPYGMHTPLWFVIPLALAVAGTAGVILGAPTLKLRGDYLAIVTLGFGEIIRVFLNNLDAPVNITNGPKGISQIDSIKFFGLDLGRTLDLGFISLPSVTLYYYLFLSMVIVSVIICYRLERSRIGRAWMAIREDEIAAKAMGINTRNMKLLAFGMGASFGGVAGSMFGAFQGFISPESFSLQESIMVVAMVVLGGIGHIPGVIVGALLLAALPEVLRYVAGPLQEMSGGRLDSAILRQLLIALAMIAIMLARPRGLWPSPEHGKAAPPPSGGVQPVPAK, encoded by the coding sequence ATGAAGAACAAGCTCGTCGTCTTCCTCGTCGCCGGTGCGCTGCTGCTGCTGACGCCGCTGATCGCGCAGTATTTCGGCAACGCCTGGGTGCGCATCATCGACATCGCGTTGCTCTACGTGCTGCTGGCGCTGGGGCTGAACATCGTTGTCGGCTATGCCGGCCTGCTCGACCTCGGCTACATCGCCTTCTACGCCGTCGGCGCCTACCTGTTCGGCCTGCTCGCCAGCCCGCACCTGGCAGACCACTTCGCGGCGGTGCGCGCGATGTTCCCCTACGGCATGCACACGCCGCTGTGGTTCGTGATTCCGCTCGCCCTGGCGGTGGCCGGCACGGCAGGCGTGATCCTCGGTGCACCGACGCTGAAGCTGCGCGGCGACTACCTCGCGATCGTCACGCTCGGTTTCGGCGAGATCATTCGCGTGTTCCTGAACAACCTCGACGCGCCGGTCAACATCACCAACGGCCCGAAAGGCATCTCGCAGATCGATTCGATCAAGTTCTTCGGGCTCGACCTGGGGCGCACGCTGGACCTCGGCTTCATCTCGCTGCCCTCGGTCACGCTGTACTACTACCTGTTCCTCTCAATGGTGATCGTGAGCGTGATCATCTGCTACCGGCTGGAGCGCTCGCGCATCGGTCGGGCCTGGATGGCGATCCGGGAGGACGAGATCGCGGCCAAGGCCATGGGCATCAACACCCGCAACATGAAGCTGCTGGCCTTCGGCATGGGCGCCAGCTTCGGCGGCGTGGCCGGCTCCATGTTCGGGGCCTTCCAGGGCTTCATCTCGCCGGAGTCGTTCTCGCTGCAGGAGTCGATCATGGTCGTGGCCATGGTGGTGCTGGGCGGCATCGGCCACATCCCCGGCGTGATCGTCGGCGCGCTGCTGCTGGCGGCGCTGCCCGAAGTGCTGCGCTACGTGGCCGGGCCGCTGCAGGAGATGAGCGGCGGCCGGCTCGACTCGGCGATCCTGCGCCAGCTGCTGATCGCGCTGGCGATGATCGCCATCATGCTGGCGCGCCCGCGCGGCCTGTGGCCGTCGCCGGAGCACGGCAAGGCGGCGCCGCCGCCGAGCGGCGGTGTCCAACCCGTCCCCGCGAAGTGA
- a CDS encoding CDP-6-deoxy-delta-3,4-glucoseen reductase translates to MNFKVTLQPSGRHFEVARDEAVLPAAIRAGVGLPYGCRDGACGSCKSRLLEGRVIHGAHQLKALSVAEEEAGWVLTCCATPQTDLLIEARTVAGAGEFAVQKMPCRVGSLNKAAPDVAILKLQLPANVVLKYHAGQYIEFILRDGARRSYSMANAPHRAAEGLELHLRHMPGGKFTDHVFGAMKEKDILRMEGPFGSFFLREESSRPIVLLASGTGFAPIKAIIEHMQSKGIARDTVLYWGCRSQADLYLHDWALQAATDMPNLRYVPVLSEPRPEDAWMGRTGFVHQALMADLPDLSGHEVYACGAPVMVDAAQRDFVARCGLPAEAFYADSFTSEADKH, encoded by the coding sequence ATGAATTTCAAGGTGACGTTGCAGCCCAGTGGCCGCCACTTCGAGGTGGCCCGCGACGAAGCGGTGCTGCCGGCCGCCATCCGTGCCGGCGTGGGCCTGCCCTACGGCTGCCGCGACGGCGCCTGCGGCTCATGCAAGAGCCGGCTGCTGGAGGGGCGCGTGATCCACGGGGCCCACCAGCTCAAGGCATTGAGCGTGGCCGAAGAAGAAGCCGGCTGGGTGCTGACCTGCTGCGCCACCCCGCAGACCGACCTGCTGATCGAGGCCCGCACCGTGGCTGGCGCCGGCGAGTTTGCGGTACAGAAGATGCCCTGCCGCGTCGGCTCGCTGAACAAGGCCGCGCCCGACGTGGCGATCCTGAAGCTGCAGTTGCCGGCCAATGTCGTGCTGAAGTACCACGCCGGCCAGTACATCGAATTCATCCTGCGCGACGGCGCGCGCCGCAGCTACTCGATGGCCAACGCACCGCATCGAGCCGCCGAGGGGCTGGAACTGCACCTGCGCCACATGCCGGGAGGCAAGTTCACCGACCACGTGTTCGGTGCGATGAAGGAGAAAGACATCCTGCGCATGGAAGGGCCGTTCGGCAGCTTCTTCCTGCGCGAGGAATCGTCCCGGCCGATCGTGCTGCTCGCCTCGGGCACAGGTTTCGCGCCCATCAAGGCCATCATCGAGCACATGCAGTCCAAGGGCATTGCGCGCGACACGGTGCTGTACTGGGGCTGCCGCAGCCAGGCCGACCTCTACCTGCACGACTGGGCGCTGCAGGCCGCCACCGACATGCCGAACCTGCGCTACGTGCCGGTGCTGTCGGAGCCGCGCCCGGAGGATGCCTGGATGGGCCGCACCGGCTTCGTCCACCAGGCGTTGATGGCCGACCTGCCCGACCTGAGCGGCCACGAGGTCTACGCTTGCGGGGCCCCAGTGATGGTCGACGCCGCCCAGCGTGACTTCGTCGCGCGGTGCGGCCTGCCTGCAGAGGCGTTCTACGCCGACTCGTTCACCAGTGAGGCCGACAAGCACTGA
- a CDS encoding ABC transporter ATP-binding protein: MADTLLKVSGLKVAYGGIQAVKGVSLEVRQGELVSLIGANGAGKTTTLKAITGLQPVGSGEIEFMGRNIKGQGAWDLVKQGLVMVPEGRGTFTRMTITENLQMGAFTRTDKEIDADLEKVFGIFPRLRERRNQLAGTMSGGEQQMLAMGRALMARPKVLLMDEPSMGLSPIMVDKIFEVVNDIHQQGTTVLLVEQNASRALQLATRGYVMESGEVTMSGEASALLNDPKVRAAYLGE; this comes from the coding sequence ATGGCAGACACTTTGCTCAAGGTCAGCGGACTCAAGGTCGCTTATGGCGGCATCCAGGCGGTGAAGGGCGTTTCGCTCGAGGTCAGGCAGGGTGAACTGGTGAGCCTGATCGGCGCCAATGGCGCCGGCAAGACCACCACGCTGAAGGCGATCACCGGCCTGCAGCCGGTGGGCAGCGGCGAGATCGAGTTCATGGGCCGCAACATCAAGGGCCAGGGTGCCTGGGACCTGGTGAAGCAGGGCCTGGTGATGGTGCCCGAGGGGCGCGGCACCTTCACCCGCATGACGATCACCGAGAACCTGCAGATGGGGGCGTTCACGCGCACCGACAAGGAGATCGACGCCGACCTCGAGAAGGTGTTCGGGATCTTTCCCCGCTTGCGCGAGCGCCGCAACCAATTGGCCGGCACGATGAGCGGCGGCGAGCAGCAGATGCTGGCGATGGGCCGCGCGCTGATGGCGCGCCCGAAGGTGCTGCTGATGGACGAGCCCTCGATGGGCCTGTCGCCGATCATGGTCGACAAGATCTTCGAGGTAGTCAACGATATTCACCAGCAAGGCACGACCGTGCTGCTGGTCGAGCAGAACGCCAGTCGGGCGCTGCAGCTCGCGACGCGTGGCTATGTGATGGAGTCGGGCGAGGTCACGATGAGCGGCGAGGCGAGCGCACTGCTCAACGACCCGAAGGTGAGGGCGGCCTACCTCGGGGAGTGA